One window of the Thalassoroseus pseudoceratinae genome contains the following:
- a CDS encoding YiiD C-terminal domain-containing protein, with translation MITHETHAEFLSNYIAEHIPLSRAMGFEVRAVSETGIELFVPLAPNINHRDSAFGGSISAAGIMAGWGLLHHNCRMRGFRPTLVVQESTTRYLKPILEDFLVTVKPIEPAAWQKFFRTLEARRKARLRVTSVIQSAGVTLAEQDGTFVAMLREPSPS, from the coding sequence ATTATCACTCACGAAACGCACGCGGAATTCCTCTCCAACTACATTGCCGAGCATATTCCGTTGTCTCGAGCGATGGGGTTCGAGGTGCGGGCAGTTTCCGAAACGGGAATCGAGTTGTTTGTGCCGCTCGCTCCGAACATCAATCATCGGGACTCGGCCTTTGGGGGTAGCATTTCGGCGGCGGGAATCATGGCGGGTTGGGGCTTGCTGCATCACAACTGCCGCATGCGAGGATTCCGACCAACGCTCGTTGTCCAAGAAAGCACCACGCGATATCTCAAGCCAATTCTCGAAGACTTTTTGGTCACGGTGAAGCCCATCGAACCGGCGGCTTGGCAGAAGTTCTTCCGCACTCTGGAAGCTCGTCGCAAAGCCCGATTGCGGGTGACGTCGGTCATCCAATCCGCTGGCGTCACTCTCGCCGAGCAAGATGGCACCTTCGTCGCCATGCTGCGTGAGCCAAGTCCATCGTAG
- a CDS encoding carbon-nitrogen hydrolase produces the protein MNDALHVAMLQMKCTEHPAVNLQIAQDMIREAAAAGAHIVCLPELFLAPYFCQTEDHVHFDLAEPIPGPTTEALQETARESGTVVIASLFERRAPGLYHNTTAVIDADGQYLGKYRKMHIPDDPLYYEKFYFTPGDLGFKTFETKFARIGVLICWDQWFPEAARLTAMQGAEILFYPTAIGWHPSEKAEYGVAQHGSWELIQRSHAVANGCYVFAVNRTGFEATPTSDSPTLTSAAESGGIEFWGQSFAADPSGTIIAKASSDEAEVVVVPINREQIDVTRTHWPFLRDRRIDAYGPLTKRYIDAD, from the coding sequence ATGAATGACGCTCTCCATGTCGCGATGCTGCAAATGAAGTGCACCGAGCATCCGGCTGTCAACTTGCAAATTGCCCAAGACATGATTCGCGAAGCCGCCGCAGCTGGTGCGCACATTGTGTGTTTGCCGGAATTGTTTTTGGCTCCGTATTTCTGTCAGACCGAAGACCATGTGCACTTCGATCTCGCCGAACCCATTCCCGGCCCGACGACCGAAGCCCTTCAAGAGACCGCCCGCGAATCTGGAACCGTCGTGATTGCTAGTTTGTTCGAGCGTCGCGCTCCGGGGCTGTATCACAATACGACAGCCGTTATCGATGCGGATGGCCAATACCTTGGCAAGTACCGCAAGATGCACATTCCCGACGATCCGCTGTACTACGAGAAGTTTTATTTCACACCCGGCGATCTCGGTTTCAAGACGTTTGAAACGAAATTCGCCCGCATTGGCGTGTTGATCTGCTGGGATCAATGGTTTCCCGAAGCGGCTCGATTGACCGCCATGCAGGGTGCGGAGATCTTGTTCTATCCCACCGCGATCGGTTGGCATCCCAGTGAGAAAGCCGAGTACGGTGTTGCCCAACACGGCAGTTGGGAACTCATTCAGCGTTCGCACGCGGTCGCCAACGGTTGCTATGTGTTCGCCGTTAACCGCACCGGATTCGAAGCGACCCCCACGAGCGATTCCCCCACTCTCACATCCGCCGCCGAGTCCGGTGGCATCGAATTTTGGGGTCAAAGTTTCGCGGCTGATCCTTCGGGAACTATCATCGCGAAGGCGTCCAGTGATGAAGCGGAAGTCGTCGTTGTGCCGATCAATCGGGAGCAGATCGATGTCACCCGCACGCACTGGCCATTCCTTCGGGACCGCCGTATCGACGCTTATGGCCCGCTGACAAAACGCTACATCGACGCTGACTGA
- a CDS encoding DUF1592 domain-containing protein has translation MTVSTDDLIRIRCRSCGVKFNVHGRFAGRKGTCPNKQCAARFIVPTPPKRRSKTSARRPIGKERSPQTIASIQVPSQAAAKSQASKTPIPPSVRKRLARPKPARPKKRTWGWRGLLGFSSAVALTMAILLFRNFSGVSQPQTAAAASGDKDQPQQRSESPATEAAFQKDVRPFLEKYCFDCHADGVEEAGLAFDDDTTAEHIDKNRRQYEKALRMIVAEAMPPGDHYAQPTAKERERVLSWLDDRLFYVDCSLPPDPGRVTIQRLNRAEYDNTIRDLLGVDFHPAEDFPSDEVGYGFDNIGDVLSLPPLLFEKYVEAAEEVASRAIVADPFSQVDRRVAGRDLQLEGSAALRDRGYAWMASSGSVAAKVKIPMTSEYLVIVEGMGQQAGDEKAKLQLRIDGKSVHTFVTEKNMKTETFEYPVRLTEGQRKVEVAFINDYYNPKAKDRNQRDRNAGVRSITVKGPRDFQFDLLPESHQRVVFTRPGKDETPDRASEEILRKFLPRAFRRPVGDEEIERFQELVKLAIKRGDTFEQGIQLAVSAALVSPHFLFRVESDARPTDTPAIQNIEDYDLASRLSYFLWSSMPDKQLFELAKAGQLHKPDVLRTQVRRMLADPKSQAIVDNFAMQWLNLRMLDEMEPDPKLFPQFNEDLRKDMQTETRKFFETVMREDRNVFEFLDGDFTFVNERLAKLYGIGGVKGDQFRKVSLTGLPRRGVLTQGSILTLTSNPVRTSPVKRGKWVMENILGTPPPPAPPNVPELEETAAKAPDGASLREQLELHRKDPACASCHRVMDAIGFGFENFDAIGQWRDQDEGIDIDASADLKGSGPFNGPVELVKLLKNRNDDFRRSLAEKMLTYALGRGVEYYDRCAIDEITKQMKENGDRFSTLMTQVVLSDPFLKRRNQQVETTK, from the coding sequence GTGACTGTTTCGACCGATGATCTCATTCGGATTCGCTGCCGATCTTGTGGCGTGAAATTCAACGTCCATGGACGTTTTGCGGGTCGAAAAGGAACCTGCCCGAACAAACAGTGTGCGGCCAGGTTTATCGTTCCCACTCCGCCGAAACGCCGTTCCAAGACATCGGCTCGGCGTCCGATCGGGAAAGAGCGGTCGCCGCAAACCATTGCTTCTATTCAAGTTCCGTCGCAGGCAGCGGCAAAGTCTCAGGCGTCGAAAACTCCGATTCCGCCGAGCGTCCGCAAACGATTGGCTCGGCCGAAGCCAGCCCGACCGAAGAAACGGACTTGGGGATGGCGTGGTCTGTTGGGGTTCAGTAGTGCTGTCGCGTTGACGATGGCGATTCTTCTGTTTCGGAATTTCTCAGGCGTCTCGCAACCGCAAACTGCGGCGGCCGCTTCGGGAGACAAAGACCAACCACAGCAACGGAGCGAATCTCCCGCAACGGAAGCGGCATTCCAGAAAGATGTGCGTCCGTTTCTGGAAAAATACTGCTTTGATTGTCACGCCGATGGTGTCGAGGAAGCTGGATTGGCCTTTGATGACGACACCACCGCCGAACATATCGACAAAAATCGTCGACAATACGAAAAAGCCCTGCGGATGATTGTCGCCGAAGCCATGCCGCCCGGCGATCACTATGCTCAACCCACCGCGAAGGAACGGGAACGAGTCCTGAGTTGGCTCGATGATCGTTTGTTCTATGTCGATTGCAGTTTGCCGCCCGATCCCGGTCGTGTGACGATCCAACGATTGAACCGGGCCGAATACGATAACACAATCCGCGATTTGCTTGGTGTCGATTTTCATCCCGCCGAGGATTTTCCTTCCGACGAAGTCGGCTACGGATTTGACAACATCGGCGACGTACTGTCGCTGCCGCCGCTGCTGTTTGAGAAATATGTCGAAGCCGCCGAGGAAGTGGCCAGCCGTGCAATTGTTGCCGATCCGTTTTCGCAAGTCGATCGCCGGGTTGCCGGTCGGGATTTGCAACTCGAAGGCAGTGCCGCACTCCGAGATCGCGGGTACGCCTGGATGGCATCGAGTGGTTCCGTGGCGGCGAAGGTGAAGATTCCGATGACGAGCGAATATCTCGTCATCGTGGAAGGCATGGGGCAACAAGCTGGTGATGAAAAAGCCAAGCTGCAATTGCGAATTGACGGCAAATCGGTTCACACCTTCGTGACCGAAAAGAATATGAAGACCGAAACGTTCGAGTACCCGGTTCGGTTGACCGAAGGCCAACGAAAAGTCGAAGTGGCTTTCATCAACGACTACTACAACCCGAAAGCCAAAGACCGCAATCAACGCGACCGAAACGCCGGCGTTCGATCCATCACGGTGAAAGGGCCTCGGGATTTCCAATTCGATCTTCTGCCTGAATCGCATCAGCGAGTGGTATTCACTCGGCCGGGGAAAGATGAAACTCCCGACCGAGCCAGCGAAGAAATCTTACGGAAGTTCCTGCCGCGTGCGTTCCGTCGTCCCGTGGGTGACGAAGAAATCGAACGGTTCCAAGAACTCGTAAAGTTGGCCATCAAACGAGGGGATACCTTCGAGCAAGGGATCCAACTCGCGGTGTCAGCGGCGTTGGTGTCTCCGCACTTCTTGTTCCGGGTGGAAAGTGACGCACGGCCCACCGATACCCCCGCGATCCAAAACATCGAAGATTACGATCTCGCCTCGCGGCTGAGTTACTTCCTTTGGAGTAGCATGCCCGATAAGCAATTGTTCGAGCTGGCCAAGGCGGGACAACTTCACAAACCGGATGTGCTCCGAACACAAGTTCGGCGGATGTTGGCCGACCCGAAATCGCAGGCCATCGTCGACAACTTCGCCATGCAATGGCTGAACTTGCGAATGCTCGACGAGATGGAACCCGACCCCAAACTCTTCCCGCAGTTCAACGAAGACCTGCGGAAAGACATGCAAACCGAAACCCGCAAATTCTTCGAAACGGTCATGCGGGAAGATCGGAATGTGTTCGAGTTCCTCGACGGCGATTTCACGTTCGTCAACGAACGGCTCGCGAAGCTCTACGGGATTGGTGGCGTCAAAGGCGATCAATTCCGGAAAGTTTCGTTGACCGGATTGCCACGACGCGGCGTGTTGACGCAGGGAAGTATTCTCACGTTGACCAGCAATCCCGTGCGAACCAGCCCGGTCAAACGCGGCAAATGGGTGATGGAAAACATCCTCGGCACACCTCCGCCACCGGCACCGCCGAATGTGCCGGAACTCGAAGAAACCGCTGCGAAGGCTCCGGACGGGGCGTCGCTTCGTGAACAATTGGAACTTCACCGGAAAGACCCGGCATGTGCGTCGTGTCACCGTGTGATGGACGCCATCGGCTTCGGCTTCGAAAACTTCGATGCCATCGGCCAATGGCGTGATCAGGATGAGGGAATCGACATCGATGCCTCTGCCGACCTCAAAGGCAGTGGACCGTTTAACGGACCGGTTGAGTTGGTCAAACTTCTCAAGAACCGTAACGACGATTTCCGCCGCTCATTGGCAGAGAAGATGTTGACCTATGCACTCGGTCGCGGTGTGGAATACTATGACCGATGCGCGATCGACGAAATTACGAAGCAGATGAAAGAGAACGGGGATCGATTCAGCACCCTGATGACTCAGGTGGTGTTGAGTGATCCATTCCTGAAACGTCGTAACCAACAAGTCGAAACCACCAAGTAA
- a CDS encoding DUF1552 domain-containing protein, whose protein sequence is MDTKKNHIPRRTFLRGAGTAMALPLLDIMSPRTSLIRPAQAAAAASKPPVRMACIFFANGAIMDQWQVKGEGRDYEFSPTLKPLAGLKDDINIFSGLTQHHGRANGDGGGDHARNASVFLTGCQAYKTNGADIKLGISVDQAAADDIGKYTRLPSIELGVDRSRNAGNCDSGYSCAYSSNISWKTPTTPMAKEINPRLAFERLFGTGEDVQKKARRDFYRQSILDLVSEDARKLQQRLGQTDRRKVDEYFTSVRELELRIQQSAVTAAEVPEYNVPEGIPKETAQHIALMYDIMALAFQTDTTRVATFMLANAGSNRTYPEVEVTDGHHSLSHHRNDRKKMDQIAKIDLFLAEQYAKFLEKLRNTREGEGNVLDNSMILYGSAISDANRHTHHDLPIVLAGRGGGTIETGRHVAYPKETPLNNLFLSMLDRVGAQVESIGDSKGRLKGLDS, encoded by the coding sequence ATGGATACGAAAAAGAATCACATTCCCCGTCGAACATTTCTTCGCGGTGCCGGGACGGCAATGGCTTTGCCACTGTTGGACATTATGTCGCCACGAACAAGTTTGATTCGCCCGGCACAGGCGGCCGCTGCAGCGTCGAAACCACCGGTGCGAATGGCGTGCATCTTCTTCGCCAACGGTGCGATCATGGACCAATGGCAAGTGAAGGGAGAAGGGCGAGACTACGAGTTCTCTCCCACGCTCAAACCCCTTGCCGGTCTGAAAGACGATATCAACATCTTCTCCGGGCTCACGCAGCACCATGGTCGTGCTAACGGCGATGGCGGTGGAGACCACGCCCGGAACGCCTCGGTCTTCTTGACCGGTTGCCAAGCCTACAAGACCAATGGCGCTGACATCAAATTGGGCATTTCGGTCGACCAAGCCGCCGCCGACGACATCGGTAAATACACGCGGCTTCCGTCGATCGAACTTGGTGTGGACCGCAGCCGCAACGCCGGTAACTGCGATTCCGGTTATAGCTGTGCCTATTCCTCGAACATCTCTTGGAAAACGCCGACCACGCCGATGGCGAAGGAAATCAACCCCCGGTTGGCCTTCGAACGGTTGTTCGGCACCGGTGAAGATGTCCAGAAGAAAGCTCGTCGTGATTTCTATCGACAAAGCATTCTGGACCTGGTCTCCGAGGACGCTCGCAAACTGCAACAACGTCTCGGCCAAACCGACCGTCGGAAAGTCGACGAGTACTTCACCAGCGTTCGCGAATTGGAATTGCGGATTCAACAGTCCGCTGTGACAGCCGCCGAAGTCCCGGAATACAATGTGCCCGAAGGCATTCCGAAGGAAACCGCTCAGCACATCGCATTGATGTACGACATCATGGCGTTAGCGTTCCAAACCGACACAACCCGCGTGGCAACGTTCATGCTGGCGAACGCCGGTTCCAACCGTACCTATCCGGAAGTCGAAGTGACCGACGGCCATCACTCGCTGTCTCACCACCGCAACGATCGCAAGAAGATGGATCAGATTGCGAAGATCGATTTGTTCCTCGCCGAACAGTACGCGAAGTTCCTCGAAAAACTCCGCAACACTCGTGAGGGTGAAGGCAACGTGCTCGATAACAGCATGATTCTCTACGGAAGTGCGATCAGCGACGCCAACCGACACACCCACCACGACTTGCCAATCGTGTTGGCCGGTCGCGGTGGTGGCACGATCGAAACCGGTCGGCACGTGGCTTATCCGAAAGAAACGCCCCTCAACAACCTGTTCCTCTCCATGCTCGATCGCGTGGGAGCCCAAGTTGAAAGCATCGGCGACAGCAAAGGCCGTCTGAAAGGTCTCGACAGCTAG
- a CDS encoding polysaccharide biosynthesis tyrosine autokinase, which produces MANEMIASSQPDMMAGVPGGDSFDILQILKRRWAVLVVAVALGWAASVAYWYLTPPTYESAAQLMIMRRDPRLATRGVQDGQTGGVGEDILATHMQLLQSPRIVKDALKGGELYDLESIKGELQPNETPVDYVIDHLDVTRGGSGGAKEANVLNINFRHNSPRDSQLIVNALVQRFQSFVDEQSEDVNNEAAELIARARKDLENELSEVESERLNMRKNAPLLWNGSESNNIHRTRYEQIQQELSALRLQATEAESRLQIVRDVVKRDSGSSVNMLQKLSLIDDENLARLGVFVEVIGSEASSASFQASMPVRLEEAKAQYEVLAQLRAEEKNLLENFAPRHPEVVRIRHKIEEAKRVLKETSGTTTLTGNEKTLTPDGIVDAYARILENDLQSIKKREEGLLALAAQEEESAKELVVYELQDETLDKQVARRQELYNAVVERLRDINMAKDYGGFINELIASPSFGDTVWPNLPLCVVLGTFLGLLGGVGGALALEYQDRSFRDADEVAAVLDLPVLSQVPFLEIPEEATNPLHATMDLTVCALHSPQSPEAEVFRGLRTQMFFAANGEELRVLAITSAKPGDGKTTVTANLAFSLAQTGRRVLLVDCDMRRPRMNQVFGVENETGLSLVLQGQVKPSDVIHAVPETNVTFLPAGPNPGNPAEMLESVAFHEFLETAKSEYDFVLLDCPPVLKVADPCIIASQVDGMLLALRVSQDTKPEALKTLEMLDQTGVTMLGLVLNCWDAGGSFDTYGGGYGYGYGYGDYAPDETPKAAA; this is translated from the coding sequence ATGGCGAACGAAATGATAGCCAGTTCCCAGCCAGATATGATGGCTGGTGTGCCCGGAGGCGATTCTTTCGACATTCTCCAAATACTGAAGCGACGATGGGCGGTTTTGGTCGTCGCTGTCGCGTTGGGTTGGGCCGCATCGGTGGCGTATTGGTATCTCACACCGCCCACGTACGAATCGGCAGCTCAGTTGATGATCATGCGTCGTGACCCGCGATTGGCCACGCGTGGTGTGCAGGACGGTCAGACCGGCGGTGTCGGCGAAGATATTCTCGCGACTCACATGCAGTTGCTGCAAAGCCCCCGGATCGTCAAGGACGCTCTCAAAGGAGGCGAACTGTACGACTTGGAGTCCATCAAGGGCGAACTCCAGCCCAATGAAACCCCGGTCGATTATGTGATTGATCACTTGGATGTCACGCGGGGTGGTTCCGGTGGAGCGAAGGAAGCGAATGTGCTCAACATTAACTTCCGACACAACTCCCCGCGGGATTCGCAGTTGATCGTCAATGCGTTGGTTCAGCGATTTCAGTCGTTCGTCGATGAACAATCCGAAGACGTCAACAACGAAGCTGCGGAACTCATCGCCCGTGCCCGCAAGGACTTGGAAAACGAACTGAGTGAAGTGGAATCCGAACGTCTCAACATGCGGAAGAACGCCCCGTTGTTGTGGAACGGATCGGAAAGCAACAACATTCACCGAACCCGTTACGAGCAGATTCAGCAAGAACTCTCCGCTCTACGATTACAAGCCACTGAAGCCGAATCCCGATTACAAATCGTTCGAGACGTCGTCAAACGCGACTCGGGTTCGTCTGTCAATATGCTTCAGAAGCTGTCATTGATCGACGACGAAAACTTAGCGCGACTCGGGGTGTTCGTGGAAGTCATCGGTAGTGAAGCTAGTTCCGCCAGCTTCCAAGCAAGTATGCCGGTGCGGTTGGAGGAGGCGAAGGCTCAGTACGAAGTTCTCGCCCAACTTCGAGCGGAAGAAAAAAACCTCTTGGAGAACTTCGCGCCGCGGCATCCCGAAGTCGTCCGCATTCGGCACAAAATTGAAGAAGCCAAACGAGTGCTCAAGGAAACGTCTGGCACCACAACCCTCACAGGAAACGAGAAAACGCTTACGCCGGACGGTATTGTCGATGCCTATGCCCGGATCCTCGAGAACGATTTGCAGTCGATCAAGAAGCGTGAAGAAGGACTGCTTGCACTGGCGGCTCAGGAAGAAGAGTCCGCGAAAGAACTCGTCGTCTACGAACTGCAGGACGAAACGCTCGATAAGCAGGTTGCCCGTCGTCAAGAGTTGTACAACGCCGTCGTTGAGCGACTGCGAGACATCAATATGGCGAAAGATTACGGTGGGTTCATCAATGAACTCATTGCGTCCCCGTCATTTGGGGATACCGTTTGGCCGAACTTGCCGTTGTGCGTCGTACTTGGCACGTTCCTTGGATTGTTGGGTGGGGTTGGTGGGGCACTTGCGTTGGAATACCAAGACCGTTCCTTCCGAGATGCGGACGAAGTCGCCGCCGTGCTGGACCTGCCGGTTCTCAGCCAAGTCCCATTCTTGGAAATTCCGGAGGAAGCCACCAACCCGTTGCACGCGACGATGGACCTCACGGTCTGTGCGTTGCACTCTCCACAATCTCCGGAGGCAGAAGTCTTCCGGGGTTTGCGAACGCAAATGTTCTTCGCCGCCAATGGAGAGGAACTACGCGTCCTCGCGATCACGAGTGCCAAACCGGGCGACGGCAAAACCACGGTTACCGCGAACTTGGCGTTTAGCTTGGCTCAGACCGGGCGTCGGGTGTTGCTCGTCGACTGTGATATGCGGCGTCCACGGATGAACCAAGTCTTTGGGGTCGAAAACGAAACGGGCCTCAGTTTGGTGTTGCAAGGTCAAGTCAAACCGTCGGACGTGATTCATGCCGTCCCAGAGACGAACGTGACATTCCTGCCTGCCGGTCCGAACCCCGGCAACCCAGCGGAGATGTTGGAATCAGTCGCGTTCCACGAATTCCTGGAAACCGCCAAGAGCGAGTACGACTTCGTTCTCCTGGACTGTCCGCCGGTTCTGAAGGTGGCCGATCCGTGCATCATCGCCTCTCAAGTAGATGGCATGTTGCTGGCATTGCGGGTCTCGCAGGACACCAAACCCGAAGCCCTCAAGACGTTGGAAATGCTCGACCAAACCGGTGTCACCATGTTGGGCTTGGTCCTCAACTGTTGGGATGCCGGCGGCAGTTTCGACACCTACGGCGGCGGGTACGGGTATGGTTACGGCTACGGCGATTACGCCCCGGACGAAACCCCCAAGGCGGCTGCGTAA
- a CDS encoding tetratricopeptide repeat protein, translating into MSPFELIGALLAFQVALGLIGELISRLTPFGRQDSSLIVEVFQIPQAPDGVLELSGRRGGFWGLVLMTIGKHARERLTVDSTEVRLESDSLMGKSLQVMPVTRRLGVTAYASRSGIYLAYAVATFLFGLPGLFMNSTFFGHMLYLAILLTLVGAWLTVFAMSMRYGVHITGPLTIGVAFKPGVVNSRKVTFAEVIQAADAITNWVQDAVESPEIALPPMPQPVVQSPPVPQPTVAPPQRRTHDPLTNVPKGSQFGGPADFSADEPGIADSVRMEQSRSIPGGPSQPERLPGTGTVPDTGGIDFGSQVPGGFGNDDDDDDNEWGQTPTNTVGWEDQTEHASDEDRAVKVLNEIRSGEMTATQARRHLQDVMRQYPTTQAARKARQMLNDIEQGNIRERGKEADPEELAFNAFEQIKGRSDMSRGEIKQRLQLIVKKWPNTRAGRQANDKLRQLLRGNS; encoded by the coding sequence ATGTCACCATTTGAACTCATCGGCGCACTGCTTGCGTTTCAAGTTGCTCTCGGCCTGATTGGCGAGTTAATTTCCCGACTCACGCCTTTTGGTCGGCAAGATTCCTCGCTGATTGTCGAGGTCTTTCAAATTCCTCAAGCTCCCGATGGAGTGCTGGAATTGAGCGGCCGTCGCGGTGGATTCTGGGGGTTGGTGCTGATGACCATCGGCAAACACGCACGGGAACGGCTGACGGTCGATTCCACCGAAGTTCGCCTGGAATCCGACAGTCTGATGGGGAAATCGTTGCAAGTGATGCCGGTAACTCGCCGTCTGGGTGTGACCGCATATGCCAGCCGATCCGGGATCTACCTGGCTTACGCAGTGGCCACGTTCCTGTTCGGTTTGCCGGGGCTGTTCATGAACTCCACGTTCTTTGGGCACATGCTTTACCTGGCGATTCTGTTAACGCTTGTAGGTGCATGGTTGACGGTTTTCGCGATGTCCATGCGGTATGGCGTGCACATTACCGGTCCGCTGACGATTGGAGTCGCGTTCAAACCGGGAGTTGTGAACAGCCGCAAAGTCACGTTCGCCGAAGTGATTCAAGCCGCCGACGCCATCACAAATTGGGTTCAAGACGCCGTTGAATCCCCCGAGATCGCGTTGCCACCGATGCCGCAACCCGTTGTGCAATCGCCTCCGGTTCCGCAACCGACCGTCGCACCGCCTCAACGGCGGACACACGATCCGCTAACGAATGTGCCGAAAGGCAGTCAGTTTGGCGGTCCGGCTGATTTCTCTGCGGATGAACCAGGAATCGCGGACTCCGTTCGGATGGAACAATCTCGGTCCATTCCGGGTGGCCCAAGCCAACCAGAGCGTTTGCCCGGCACGGGAACCGTCCCGGATACCGGTGGCATCGATTTCGGATCGCAAGTCCCCGGTGGATTTGGCAACGACGACGACGATGACGACAACGAGTGGGGTCAAACTCCCACCAACACCGTGGGTTGGGAAGACCAGACGGAACACGCCAGCGACGAAGACCGTGCCGTGAAAGTGCTCAACGAAATTCGATCGGGTGAAATGACCGCAACGCAAGCCCGTCGCCATTTGCAAGATGTGATGCGTCAATACCCGACCACGCAAGCGGCACGGAAAGCTCGGCAGATGCTCAATGACATCGAGCAGGGCAACATCCGAGAACGAGGCAAAGAGGCGGACCCTGAAGAACTGGCCTTCAATGCGTTTGAACAGATCAAAGGGCGATCGGATATGTCTCGCGGAGAGATCAAACAGCGATTGCAATTGATCGTCAAAAAATGGCCTAACACTCGTGCTGGTCGGCAAGCCAACGATAAACTCCGGCAACTTCTCCGTGGCAACAGCTAG
- a CDS encoding agmatine deiminase family protein produces the protein MKPITSGTFSQRNFRMPAEWEPHAATWVSWPHKEDSWPGKFETIPPVYAQMVTHLASSEPVHINVNDAAMEAEARGHLDQAGASGEIHFHHFPTNDAWCRDHGAIIIKNPDGDRHALDWQYNAWGEKYPPFDLDNQIPGQMADTLGIPSTPIPLVLEGGSIDVNGQGVLLTTESCLLNPNRNPQFSKVEIEQYLKDFFGVTEIWWLGDGIVGDDTDGHIDDLTRFVNPTTVVTVVEENPDDVNYRPLQENRRRLDAFRIDGQPLNVIELPMPSPVEYDGERLPASYANFYIANRVVLVPTYNCPADAVARETLGRCFPDREIIGVDCTDLVWGLGAFHCLTQQIPA, from the coding sequence ATGAAACCGATCACATCGGGAACGTTCAGCCAACGGAATTTCCGCATGCCCGCCGAGTGGGAACCGCACGCCGCCACATGGGTGTCTTGGCCGCACAAGGAAGACTCTTGGCCGGGGAAGTTCGAGACGATTCCGCCGGTCTACGCGCAAATGGTGACGCACCTCGCGAGCTCCGAACCGGTGCACATCAACGTCAACGATGCCGCTATGGAAGCGGAGGCGCGTGGGCATCTCGACCAAGCCGGTGCGAGTGGGGAAATTCACTTTCATCACTTCCCAACCAACGATGCGTGGTGTCGCGACCACGGGGCAATCATCATCAAAAATCCAGACGGAGACCGCCACGCTCTCGATTGGCAATACAACGCGTGGGGTGAAAAGTATCCGCCGTTCGATCTCGACAACCAAATCCCCGGGCAAATGGCAGACACGCTCGGCATTCCCAGCACACCGATTCCATTAGTGCTCGAAGGTGGCTCGATCGACGTGAACGGACAAGGCGTCCTGCTGACGACCGAATCGTGTTTGCTCAATCCTAATCGGAATCCGCAGTTTTCTAAGGTGGAGATCGAGCAATATCTCAAAGACTTCTTCGGCGTCACGGAAATTTGGTGGTTGGGTGATGGAATTGTCGGTGACGACACTGATGGCCACATCGACGACCTTACCCGATTCGTCAACCCGACGACTGTCGTGACGGTAGTTGAAGAAAACCCTGACGATGTGAACTATCGCCCGTTGCAAGAAAATCGGCGGCGGTTGGATGCGTTTCGAATCGACGGCCAACCGTTGAACGTCATCGAACTACCGATGCCGTCGCCAGTGGAATACGACGGGGAACGACTTCCCGCCAGCTACGCGAATTTCTACATCGCTAACCGGGTCGTCTTGGTTCCCACCTACAATTGCCCAGCGGATGCAGTCGCCAGGGAAACATTGGGGCGGTGTTTTCCGGATCGGGAAATCATCGGCGTGGACTGTACCGATCTCGTGTGGGGATTGGGTGCGTTTCACTGTCTGACACAGCAAATCCCGGCGTAA
- a CDS encoding ribonuclease E inhibitor RraB, translating to MNSEYPNNADGNVLRTLAESGNDMTKPMEIDFAVAVPNELAANDFREVAAENGYDSHTDYDNESGNWSVYCTKSMVPTYQSIMSAQVELDDLSRPFDGYSDGWGTFGNVSQD from the coding sequence ATGAACTCAGAATACCCGAATAACGCCGACGGCAATGTGCTGCGAACTCTGGCTGAGTCTGGCAACGACATGACAAAGCCGATGGAAATTGACTTTGCTGTCGCTGTGCCGAATGAATTGGCTGCCAATGACTTTCGCGAAGTGGCGGCCGAGAATGGATACGATTCGCATACCGATTACGACAACGAATCGGGAAATTGGAGCGTGTACTGCACCAAATCGATGGTGCCCACCTATCAAAGCATCATGTCGGCTCAGGTCGAACTCGATGACCTGAGCCGTCCATTCGATGGTTACTCCGATGGCTGGGGGACATTTGGAAACGTCTCTCAGGATTGA